The Micropterus dolomieu isolate WLL.071019.BEF.003 ecotype Adirondacks linkage group LG22, ASM2129224v1, whole genome shotgun sequence genome contains a region encoding:
- the nox5 gene encoding NADPH oxidase 5, producing MSLDEDARWLDWMTRQFESIAGDDKEIDIDEFKAALKVKDSFFAERFFALFDSDGSSSISLDELLKALDLLIHGSETDKLRFLFQVYDVDGSGSIDPDELRTVLKSCLRESAISLPEEKLDDLTLALFESADKDNSGAITFEELKAELENFPEVMENLTISAANWLKPPDVEQKKRRAPRYLTRVYWHNNSRKLLFLCLYAGLTVLLFTEAMLRHSYGGGWFMVAKGCGQCLNFNCTLVMVLMLRRCLTWLRATWVVRVLPLDQNILLHQIVGYAILCFTLVHTVAHVFNFAQLAESGEYRLWEFLLTTRPGIGWVKGTASVTGVVLQALICLMVLCSCTFVRRSGHFECYVDGPYGTPTRQIFASEHAVLIGAGIGITPFASILQSIMYRYRMRKQNCPNCSYSWCENIKDSDMKLRKVDFIWINRDQKSFEWFVSLLTKLEMDQADEEPEGRFLEMHMYMTSALGKNDMKAIGLQMALDLLAKKEKVDSITGLRTRTQPGRPEWGKVFQKVSEEKKGKVHVFYCGAPALAKVIKAQCEHFGFKFYKENF from the exons atgagTCTGGACGAGGACGCCCGCTGGCTGGACTGGATGACCAGACAGTTTGAGAGCATCGCCGGAGACGACAAAGAGATCGACATCGATGAGTTTAAAGCGGCTCTCAAGGTCAAAGAT TCGTTCTTTGCCGAGCGCTTCTTCGCGCTGTTTGACTCGGACGGCAGCAGCTCCATCAGTCTGGACGAGCTGCTGAAAGCTctggacctgctgatccacGGCAGCGAGACGGACAAGCTCAGGTTCCTCTTCCAGGTCTACGATGTGGACG GCAGCGGCTCCATCGATCCAGACGAGCTGCGAACGGTTCTGAAGTCGTGTCTGCGTGAGAGCGCCATCTCTCTGCCGGAGGAGAAGCTGGACGACCTGACGCTGGCGCTGTTCGAGTCGGCCGATAAAGACAACAGCGGCGCCATCACCTTCGAGGAGCTCAAGGCCGAGCTGGAGAACTTCCCGGAGGTGATGGAGAACCTCACCATCAG tgCTGCTAACTGGTTGAAGCCTCCTGACGTGGAGCAGAAGAAGCGTCGCGCTCCACGTTACCTGACCCGGGTCTACTGGCACAACAACAGCCGGAAGCTGCTGTTCCTGTGCCTGTACGCCGGCCTCACCGTGCTGCTGTTCACCGAGGCCATGCTGCGGCACAGTTACGGCGGCGGCTGGTTCATGGTGGCCAAGGGCTGCGGACAGTGTCTCAACTTCAACTGCACCCTCGTCATG gtgctgATGCTGCGTCGCTGTTTAACCTGGCTGAGGGCGACCTGGGTGGTGAGGGTCTTACCTCTGGACCAGAACATCCTGCTGCATCAGATCGTGGGCTACGCCATCCTCTGCTTCACGCTGGTGCACACTGTCGCTCACGTCTTCAACTTTG CGCAGCTGGCGGAGAGCGGCGAGTACCGGCTGTGGGAGTTCCTGCTGACCACGAGGCCCGGCATCGGCTGGGTGAAGGGGACGGCCTCGGTGACCGGAGTCGTGCTGCAGGCGCTGATCTGCCTCATGGTGCTCTGCTCCTGCACCTTCGTACGACGCAGCGGACACTTTGAG TGTTATGTAGACGGACCGTACGGGACTCCTACGAGACAGATCTTTGCCTCTGAACATGCCGTCCTGATCGGGGCAGGGATCGGGATCACGCCGTTCGCCTCCATCCTGCAAAGCATCATGTACCG ATACCGCATGAGGAAGCAGAACTGTCCCAACTGCAGCTACTCGTGGTGTGAGAACATCAAAGACAGCGACATGAAGTTACGCAAA GTCGACTTCATCTGGATCAACAGAGACCAGAAGTCATTCGAATGGTTTGTCAGCTTACTGACCAAACTGGAGATGGACCAGGCTGACGAAGAGCCAGAAG GCCGCTTCCTGGAGATGCACATGTACATGACGTCAGCTCTCGGTAAGAACGACATGAAGGCCATCGGCCTGCAGATGGCGCTGGACCTTCTGGCCAAGAAGGAGAAGGTGGACTCCATCACTGGACTGAGGACCAGAACCCAACCTGGACGACCCGAGTGGGGGAAG